Within Armatimonadota bacterium, the genomic segment TGGATGCCGTTCGGGGCACCGAATCTGGCAAATAGGTAGCAGTAAAGATCAATAGGACGGATTTCATTCAAAACGGTCCATATCTGGCCGCCACATGGTCTGCTGCTACAGCGTAAGCTGTCGAGATAGACCCCTATATCTGCATATTCTAATGTAGATAGAAAATCTGATGGTATCTGCATGAAACCTGATCACCTTTTAATAGCAACGGTGCTTCCCATAAACACACAGAAAGACAAAGTAATTATACACAAATCTACTTTAATCATCAAATATTATCGGTATTAGGCATGAACTCTCATAGTTGCTGCTAATTGCCGTTCTTCGCAATATATAATTACATAGACTCTGTTTCGCACGCGACTTAGTATCGTGCGTACATATAAAACTTTTGACTCTCAATTCCCCGCGTTTCTGCGATGCAGTTTGTCCTGCCTTGATGTTGTCTATAACTCGTCTGTTCTGCTATACTGCTAGTGTTATGAAAGCAAACAAAGCAATCAGCGGCCCTAAGGCCGATCCGACTCTTTTTCCCAAAGTCAGCCAACTCGTTGCGACCAGCGAATCACTCGATGATATCTTGCAGTATATTATCGAGGAGGCTGTGCTTGTCTGCGACGCGAGCAGAGGTTTTCTTGCGATTGCCGATCATGAGCGCGGGGATCTTGACGTTCGCTACACGGCAGGCATCAGTTGGACAGAAGAGGTCAGGCTGGGCAGGCTAAAAGTTGCTGAGGGCACAGGCCGGGGCATCACCAGCCATGTTGCCGCTACAGGCAAGCCGTATCGCTCTGCAGATGTCCTTAAAGACCCCTATTACCGCATGTATTTCGATGATGTGCGCAGCGAAGTCGCCGTGCCTCTAGTCGACAAGCATAGTCGCACGCGCGGTGTCATCAATATTGAGAGCACACGCCTGGATGCTTTTGACGAACGTCATGAGGCCACTGTGCTGGGACTTGCTAACCTGGCAGCTATTGCGATCACAGTCGACGAACTGCGGGCGCGTGAGTCCGCGCTGATTCAGATTGGCAAGGAGCTTAACGGCCTATCTGACATGGCCGCGATACTGCAGAAAGTGATCGAAGTGGCCGCAGAGGCGCTGAAGTTCGAGGACTGTTCGCTGTTTTTGTACGACCGGGCGTCGAGCAAACTGATATTGCGAGCCTCTCGCGGTCCTCTGGGCAAGAAGATAGGCGATGCGTCTTACGATGTCGGTGAGGGTCTGACTGGCTGGACAGCGGAGCAGCAGCAGCCGATACGCGTGCAGAACCCGAAGAAAGACCCGCGCTGGCGCGGACGGTTTGAGGAACTGCCATCTAAAGAAGTCGGCGCGTTTATGGCCGTTCCGATCAATAGTCACAGTGGCATTCTCGGTGTGCTCAGGGTCCAGAGGAAGAAAAGCCCGTATAAGTGGTTTCCGAACGATTTTACGGAGGATGACGAGCGTGCTCTATCAACCATATCGGTGCAGCTTGGCATCGCATTGGACAACGCCCGGCTGCTGGATCAGCTCGTCAAGACTGAGCGTATGGCCGCGTGGGGCGAAATGTCCGCGCGTTCTGCCCATATGATCGGCAACCGTGTCTTCGCGATAAAGGGTGACGTCAACGAGCTGGAGTATATACTCCAGCAGGCGAGTATAGACGCCGGTGCGTCCCTTAAGCTCTCTGAGAGTATTAAGAAAGGCATATTCCTGCTTGAAGAGATACTTAACGAGTTCCGTGAATTCGTTAAGGCTACCCAGCTCGATCTCGAAGAGGTCGATCTCAATGTGCTGGTAACAGAGGCAATCGAAGAGGGCTTCCCCAAGAGGTCCCAAACAAAACTTAAGAAGAAGCTCGCGCAGGGCCTGCCGATAGTGATGGCAGATCCGAAGAAGCTCATTCGCTGCTTTACGGAACTGATGGAGAACTCGGTCAACTTCATGCCCGACGGCGGCGAGATAAAGATCACGACTGGTTTTGCCGATGCGAAAAGTAAAAAGTGGCTCAGACCGAACAAACAGAGCGGTAATTACGTCCAAATAACGTTTGAGGACAAGGGTCCCGGCGTCGAGACTGATCAGAAACCGAAGATATTCGACCCATTCTATACGTCCCGCGCCAAGGGGATGGGATTGGGTCTTTCGATAGTCAAAGGGATTGTGGATGCGCATGACGGTGTTATATTTGAGAACGGCAAGCCCGGCAAAGGCGCCAAATTCAGCATCCTGATACCATATGAGTCATAACAAATACTCAATCCAAATACTCAATCCAAAATATCAAATACTAAATCAAAGGGGGGGTTGCAATGTGCAAAATACTTGTAATTGACGATGAAGAGGCCGTCCGGCAGGTCGTAAAGCGCAGGCTGGAGCGTGACGGATATTCAGTGGATACCAAGGATTCTCAGGAGGTGGGTATAAACGCGATATCATCAAAGAACCCGCCGTACGACATAGTAGTGACCGATATGGTGATGGAGTCGCCGTCCAGCGGCCTTGAGGTGCTGCAGGCTGCGCTTTCGCACGATGTCTTTACGGAAGTGATCGTGCTTACGGCCTACGGCAACGTGGCGAACGCGGTCGAGTGCATGAAGCGCGGCGCGTTCGATTATGTTGAGAAAAATATACCGGGTGTGGATGTGTTCGAGATATTATCTCTCAAGGTAGCCCAGGCTCTGGAGAGGCGCAAGATGTCTCTTGCCACACTTAGAAAGATCGAGCAGTATACGAAGAGTTGAAATGAGTAGATCAATGTCCAGGAAAATTATTGTTTGTGTCCTGCTGCTGTGTATTATATATGCTACCGGAGCCTTTGCGACAGACCTGACTGTGTTTTCTGTGTCTGACACGCATTTTACAAAAAACGCGATAGCCAGCGATCTGTGCAAGGCAGGAATTCAGGCAATGAATACCCTGCCCGGCATGCCGTATCCAACGGAGTTTGGGAATACGGCGGTCTCGACACCCAGCGCCGTGCTTGCCTGTGGGGATTTGTGCGACGGTGGTTCAGCAAAATGGGGTTGGGCAACTGATACGCCGGAGTGCAACAGCAAAGTCAATTATCAGGATGAATGGAATGGCTTTGACTACTATTTTCCGCCCAAAGGGGTCTTGGGTGATTATAATCGTCTGAAATATCCCACATATGCTACCGCCGGCAATCACGACTGGTGGCGATACCGTGGCTGGGACCACGGCACTTCCTGCTATGTTGCCAATAAGCTTAAAGCCCGCTACTGCTCCAACTGCAATAGCGCGGAGGGAAATGTCTGCTATTCATTCGATCTGGACGGCATTCACTTCGCCTCTTTGGGGCGTTATCCTGACCAGCATGTTATAGATTGGCTTAAATCGGACCTGGCGGCTGTCGGTCCGTACAAGCCGGTCGTTCTTTTCCAGCATTATGACTTTAAGAGTCCAAATAAATGGTGGAAAGACTGTCAGCGTAAATCCCTTGCAGATGTGGTCGACGGCTACAAAATCATTGCAATACTGCATGGCCATAGCCACAACGCAAAACACTACACATGGAACGGCTATGATATATATGATGACGGCACTTTAAGCATGAAAGGCGACATCGGCGTGCTGCACATTACCGATTCCTATGTGGATTTCGCCGAATACAGAGTCACTTGCGACAACAACGGCAACCTGACAGGCGGCAGTTGGCAGTGGTCATATCGTAAGTCACGCTAATCGCGCCTTTGTTTGCTGATCAGAGCCAGGAATTCAGATCTTGTCGCCACGGAGTCGTGCATACTTCCCAGCACAGACGATGTTGTCATCAGCGAGTTTTGTTTTTCGACGCCGCGCATCATCATGCACAGGTGCTGAGCCTCGATCACGACGCCAACACCTTCCGCGCCTATCGAATCTTTGATGGCGCGCGCTATCTGGTTTGTCAGTCTTTCCTGTATCTGGAGTCTTCTTGCAAAGCAGTCGACTATGCGTGCAATCTTACTGACGCCTATGACGTTATTTTTTGATATGTAGCCTACATGGCAGCGGCCAAAGAACGGCAGCATGTGATGCTCACAGAGGCTGTAGACTTCTATATCCCGCACAACGACCATATTATTTGTGCTCTGAGTAAATATGGCGTCTTTTATAATTTCATCTATATCTGCGTCGTATCCCTTAAGCAGAAATTTATATGACTCGGCGACTCTTCTTGGAGTATCGAGCAGGCCCTCGCGATTGGGGTCCTCACCAAGCTCCGTAAGCAGTTCTCTGACCAGATGTTCAACTCTTTCCTGGTTCAATTGCAATTTCCTTTCTGTAACTCACGCGAAATTTCCACACTAACGTTTTTCGCGGATTTAAGCGCCACAGGCT encodes:
- a CDS encoding GAF domain-containing protein; translated protein: MKANKAISGPKADPTLFPKVSQLVATSESLDDILQYIIEEAVLVCDASRGFLAIADHERGDLDVRYTAGISWTEEVRLGRLKVAEGTGRGITSHVAATGKPYRSADVLKDPYYRMYFDDVRSEVAVPLVDKHSRTRGVINIESTRLDAFDERHEATVLGLANLAAIAITVDELRARESALIQIGKELNGLSDMAAILQKVIEVAAEALKFEDCSLFLYDRASSKLILRASRGPLGKKIGDASYDVGEGLTGWTAEQQQPIRVQNPKKDPRWRGRFEELPSKEVGAFMAVPINSHSGILGVLRVQRKKSPYKWFPNDFTEDDERALSTISVQLGIALDNARLLDQLVKTERMAAWGEMSARSAHMIGNRVFAIKGDVNELEYILQQASIDAGASLKLSESIKKGIFLLEEILNEFREFVKATQLDLEEVDLNVLVTEAIEEGFPKRSQTKLKKKLAQGLPIVMADPKKLIRCFTELMENSVNFMPDGGEIKITTGFADAKSKKWLRPNKQSGNYVQITFEDKGPGVETDQKPKIFDPFYTSRAKGMGLGLSIVKGIVDAHDGVIFENGKPGKGAKFSILIPYES
- a CDS encoding response regulator, whose product is MCKILVIDDEEAVRQVVKRRLERDGYSVDTKDSQEVGINAISSKNPPYDIVVTDMVMESPSSGLEVLQAALSHDVFTEVIVLTAYGNVANAVECMKRGAFDYVEKNIPGVDVFEILSLKVAQALERRKMSLATLRKIEQYTKS
- a CDS encoding metallophosphoesterase; amino-acid sequence: MSRKIIVCVLLLCIIYATGAFATDLTVFSVSDTHFTKNAIASDLCKAGIQAMNTLPGMPYPTEFGNTAVSTPSAVLACGDLCDGGSAKWGWATDTPECNSKVNYQDEWNGFDYYFPPKGVLGDYNRLKYPTYATAGNHDWWRYRGWDHGTSCYVANKLKARYCSNCNSAEGNVCYSFDLDGIHFASLGRYPDQHVIDWLKSDLAAVGPYKPVVLFQHYDFKSPNKWWKDCQRKSLADVVDGYKIIAILHGHSHNAKHYTWNGYDIYDDGTLSMKGDIGVLHITDSYVDFAEYRVTCDNNGNLTGGSWQWSYRKSR
- the folE gene encoding GTP cyclohydrolase I FolE, with amino-acid sequence MNQERVEHLVRELLTELGEDPNREGLLDTPRRVAESYKFLLKGYDADIDEIIKDAIFTQSTNNMVVVRDIEVYSLCEHHMLPFFGRCHVGYISKNNVIGVSKIARIVDCFARRLQIQERLTNQIARAIKDSIGAEGVGVVIEAQHLCMMMRGVEKQNSLMTTSSVLGSMHDSVATRSEFLALISKQRRD